The Gemella massiliensis DNA segment AACCTACTTTGTCTTTCGGTATAATATATGCTACATCATAATCAATACCTAATTTTTTACAATCTTTTTCATTAAGTCCCGTACTTGCAGCATTGTAATCAAATATTTTTACTACAGATGATCCTATTACACCTGTATTTTTATATGTTCTTCCATATATATGGTCTGCCACTGCACGAGCTTGTCTTTGTGCCGGCCCTGCCAACGTTAGACGAACTTTTTTATTTGTAATAAAGTGTGTAGTTTCTATTACATCCCCTACAGCATAAATATCCGAATCTGTAGTTTGGTAATGATGATTTACAAGAATACCACCTGTTTCTCCAAACCCTAATCCTGCTTCTTTTGCTAATCCTGCTTCTGCTACAACACCTATTGCTAAAACCACTGCTCCTGCTTTTATTTCTTTTCCGGACTCTAAAATAATTTTACCATCCGCTACTTCTGCCAATTTTTCATTATATAAAAGTTTAACACCTTTATCATAAATTTCTTTATTCAAAACTTGAACCAAATCATAATCCATAGGTGCTAATATCTGATTAGTTCCCTCTACCAACACAACATTTTTTCCGGCTTCTCTTAGACTTTCCATTACCTCTAATCCTATAAACCCACCACCAATAACGGCAACATCTTCTATAGAATTGTTATCAATATATTTTTTTAGTCTATCAATATCTACAACATTTTTTACTGTAAATACATTATCTCTATCTACCCCTTTAATTGAACTTGGGCGAATGGCTCTTGCTCCCGGAGATAAGATTAATTTATCGTAACTTTCTTCATATTCTTCACCGGTGGCTACTTTTTTAATAAGAATTGTTTTTTCTTCTTTATTAATTTTAATTACTTCATGTAAAACTTTTACATCTAAGTTATATTGTTTTTTTAATAATTCCGGTGTCATTAAAATCAAATTGTCAGCTTCCGGTACTACTCCTGACAGATGAAACGGTAAACAACAATTTGAAAAACTTACGTGCGGTCCTTTTTCAAATACTTGAATATCCGCATATGAATCTAACCTTCTTAAACGTGCAGCTGCAGACATTCCTCCAGCTACTCCACCTACTACTAAATATTTTTTGCTCATAATTTGAGTCCTCCTCATAATATATTTTTTATTTAAAATCTCTGACATCTCTATGTCTTGGTGGTATCAAACATGAACTTCCCTTAAATAATTTTAATCCTACGACCGCTCCCAGTGAAATTGCCACTAAGAATACCCAACCTGAAATTGAAAAATTAGGTAA contains these protein-coding regions:
- a CDS encoding FAD-dependent oxidoreductase translates to MSKKYLVVGGVAGGMSAAARLRRLDSYADIQVFEKGPHVSFSNCCLPFHLSGVVPEADNLILMTPELLKKQYNLDVKVLHEVIKINKEEKTILIKKVATGEEYEESYDKLILSPGARAIRPSSIKGVDRDNVFTVKNVVDIDRLKKYIDNNSIEDVAVIGGGFIGLEVMESLREAGKNVVLVEGTNQILAPMDYDLVQVLNKEIYDKGVKLLYNEKLAEVADGKIILESGKEIKAGAVVLAIGVVAEAGLAKEAGLGFGETGGILVNHHYQTTDSDIYAVGDVIETTHFITNKKVRLTLAGPAQRQARAVADHIYGRTYKNTGVIGSSVVKIFDYNAASTGLNEKDCKKLGIDYDVAYIIPKDKVGLIPSANPIHFKLIFQVPTGQILGAQSVGKGAVDKRVDVIAAMIMNRANIEDLKELELCYSPYFTTAKDATNMAALVACNLLNGEYKQVRTSEVRKLVEEGAYIIDSREKVEYEEGHIKGAVNIPLSEFRERLDEIPKDRPVYVHCLSSQRSYYMVRELNLRGYKNVINISGSFLGISLYEYFTDITTGREPIVTNYRFNLL